In a genomic window of Streptomyces sp. NBC_01231:
- a CDS encoding UPF0182 family protein, with product MPDRGGGPTGPRIRVGRPSRRVRTLLMTLGVLAVLGMAFTMFAGFWTDWLWYRSVNYSSVFTTTLWTKIGLFFVFGLLMALAVGFNIWLAHRLRPPLSAMSMEQQNLDRYRMGIAPYKKWLLLGVTSLVGLIAGASASGQWRTWLMWVNGVPFHQKDPQFHLDVSFYAFDLPWYRFLLGFGFAAAILSVIAAALTHYLYGGLRVTSPGARATAAATGHLSVLLGVFVALKAVAYWLDRYGLAVKSSDFKATDNWTGLRYVDANAYLPAKTILFCIAVICALLFFATLWRRTWQLPVIGFGLMVLSAILIGGLYPAIVQKFQVQPNEQAKEAPYVEKNLKATRDAYGIDDAKVTEYEGKSNTTDKAKLRDDAADAASIRIMDPNIVSPTFQQLQQMRNYYAFPTNLDVDRYSKDGKNAGDQDTVIGLRELNLNGIPKNNWINDHFRYTHGYGAVAAKGTEADSQGRPVFTEYDLPSKGDLGTYQQRIYYGEKTNSYSIVGGPQKEIDYSDDTGEKTFSYTGKSGVNLSNPINRAAYAVAFNEPQILYSGAIGEGSRILYNRTPKQRVEAVAPWLTIDGDAYPAVVGGKIQWIVDAYTTTNGYPYASRTTLGDTTADSLTATNNSRAVVAQQNQVNYIRNSVKATVDAYTGEVKLYQWDTKDPVLKTWMKAFPGTVESKADISDDLMAHLRYPQDLFKVQRELLSRYHVEDAQTFLSGSEVWQVPDDPTNKSGNAVPPYYLSMKMPDQSSQVFSLTTTFTPNGRDNLSAFMTVDAEAGTGDYGKIRILKLPTNTTVNGPKQVQSQFNSEQDIAETISLLNRGDSTVEYGNLLAVPLDGELLYVEPVYVRGGGLKYPLLRKVLVTYGGNTAFEDTLGEALNKVFGADGSTTEPPPGDTTNPPPSSTNPTVQAALNDAQKAFDAGQEALNKQPIDWEAYGKAQKDLEAALKRAEDAQAAADKSGDKAGDKPRSSPSPSSSPSG from the coding sequence ATGCCGGACCGCGGCGGAGGCCCGACGGGGCCACGGATCAGAGTGGGCCGCCCGTCCCGGCGAGTCCGGACCCTGCTCATGACGCTGGGCGTCCTTGCCGTTCTCGGCATGGCGTTCACCATGTTCGCGGGGTTCTGGACGGACTGGCTCTGGTACCGGTCGGTGAACTACTCGTCCGTGTTCACGACAACCCTGTGGACCAAGATCGGGCTGTTCTTCGTCTTCGGTCTGCTGATGGCCCTCGCGGTCGGCTTCAACATCTGGCTGGCTCACCGGCTGCGTCCGCCGCTGAGCGCCATGTCGATGGAGCAGCAGAACCTCGACCGCTACCGGATGGGTATCGCGCCGTACAAGAAGTGGCTGCTGCTCGGGGTCACTTCCCTGGTGGGCCTGATCGCGGGTGCCTCCGCCTCCGGCCAGTGGCGGACCTGGTTGATGTGGGTCAACGGCGTGCCCTTCCATCAGAAGGATCCGCAGTTCCACCTCGACGTCTCCTTCTACGCCTTCGACCTGCCCTGGTACCGGTTCCTGCTCGGCTTCGGCTTCGCCGCCGCGATCCTCTCCGTGATCGCGGCCGCGCTCACCCACTACCTGTACGGCGGGCTGAGGGTCACCTCTCCGGGCGCGCGCGCCACGGCCGCCGCGACCGGACACCTGTCGGTGCTGCTGGGCGTCTTCGTCGCCCTGAAAGCGGTCGCGTACTGGCTCGACCGGTACGGCCTGGCGGTGAAGTCCAGCGACTTCAAGGCCACCGACAACTGGACGGGCCTCAGGTACGTCGACGCCAACGCCTATCTGCCGGCCAAGACGATCCTGTTCTGCATCGCGGTGATCTGCGCGCTGTTGTTCTTCGCCACCCTGTGGCGGCGCACCTGGCAGCTGCCCGTCATCGGCTTCGGCCTGATGGTGCTGTCGGCGATCCTCATCGGCGGCCTGTACCCGGCGATCGTCCAGAAGTTCCAGGTCCAGCCCAACGAGCAGGCCAAGGAAGCGCCGTACGTCGAGAAGAACCTCAAGGCGACGCGTGATGCGTACGGCATCGACGACGCCAAGGTCACCGAGTACGAAGGCAAGTCCAACACCACGGACAAGGCGAAGCTGCGTGACGACGCCGCCGACGCGGCCAGCATCCGCATCATGGACCCGAACATCGTCTCGCCGACGTTCCAGCAGCTCCAGCAGATGCGGAACTACTACGCGTTCCCGACCAACCTGGACGTCGACCGCTACAGCAAGGACGGCAAGAACGCAGGGGATCAGGACACGGTCATCGGACTGCGTGAGCTGAACCTCAACGGCATTCCGAAGAACAACTGGATCAACGACCACTTCCGGTACACCCACGGGTACGGCGCGGTCGCCGCGAAGGGCACCGAGGCCGACTCGCAGGGCCGTCCGGTCTTCACCGAGTACGACCTGCCGTCCAAGGGCGACCTGGGGACGTACCAGCAGCGGATCTACTACGGCGAGAAGACCAACTCGTACTCGATCGTCGGCGGTCCCCAGAAGGAGATCGACTACTCCGACGACACCGGCGAGAAGACCTTCAGCTACACGGGCAAGAGCGGGGTCAACCTCTCCAACCCGATCAACCGGGCGGCGTACGCGGTGGCGTTCAACGAGCCGCAGATCCTCTACTCGGGTGCCATCGGCGAGGGTTCGCGGATCCTGTACAACCGCACTCCGAAGCAGCGCGTCGAGGCGGTCGCCCCGTGGCTGACCATCGACGGTGACGCCTATCCGGCGGTCGTGGGCGGCAAGATCCAGTGGATCGTCGACGCCTACACGACGACCAACGGCTATCCGTACGCCTCCCGTACGACCCTGGGTGACACCACGGCCGACTCGCTGACCGCGACCAACAACTCGCGTGCGGTGGTGGCCCAGCAGAACCAGGTCAACTACATCCGCAACTCGGTGAAGGCGACCGTCGACGCGTACACCGGCGAGGTCAAGCTCTATCAGTGGGACACCAAGGACCCGGTCCTGAAGACCTGGATGAAGGCGTTCCCGGGCACGGTCGAGTCCAAGGCCGACATCTCCGACGACCTCATGGCCCATCTGCGGTACCCGCAGGACCTGTTCAAGGTCCAACGTGAGCTGCTCAGCCGCTACCACGTCGAGGACGCGCAGACGTTCCTCAGCGGCAGCGAGGTGTGGCAGGTGCCCGACGACCCGACCAACAAGTCGGGCAACGCGGTGCCGCCGTACTACCTGAGTATGAAGATGCCCGACCAGTCGTCGCAGGTGTTCTCGCTGACGACCACGTTCACGCCCAACGGCCGGGACAACCTCAGCGCGTTCATGACGGTCGACGCCGAGGCGGGCACCGGCGACTACGGCAAGATCAGAATCCTGAAACTGCCGACGAACACCACGGTCAACGGGCCTAAACAGGTGCAGAGCCAGTTCAACTCCGAACAGGACATCGCCGAGACCATCAGCCTGCTCAACCGCGGTGACTCCACCGTGGAGTACGGCAACCTGCTCGCGGTGCCACTCGACGGCGAACTCCTGTACGTGGAACCGGTCTATGTGCGGGGTGGCGGCCTGAAGTACCCGCTGCTGCGGAAGGTGTTGGTGACCTACGGAGGCAACACCGCCTTCGAGGACACCCTCGGCGAGGCCCTCAACAAGGTCTTCGGAGCGGACGGTTCGACCACCGAGCCACCACCGGGCGACACGACGAATCCACCACCGTCATCCACCAACCCAACGGTCCAGGCGGCGTTGAACGACGCCCAGAAGGCCTTCGACGCCGGCCAGGAGGCGCTGAACAAGCAGCCGATCGACTGGGAGGCGTACGGCAAGGCGCAGAAGGACCTCGAGGCCGCGCTGAAGCGGGCCGAGGACGCGCAGGCGGCGGCCGACAAGAGCGGCGACAAGGCCGGCGACAAGCCCAGGAGCAGCCCGAGTCCGAGCAGCAGCCCCAGCGGCTGA
- a CDS encoding PPA1309 family protein: MSNTPMAASPLTRAVLEIDEYASGLGWDQPARLFALVDTARLRTQEPALAAQLGLEAEQEITGLTPIEQDEIPTGKPLDEFLGTIAWPDAVVGCALTVERLMLPPSAEASVPEGLGEKKLAQWVAEHPDRQEVRMTVAVLRDGARDSALRLRAKDSPTEVLTGSELVPGLAEALKATFEE, encoded by the coding sequence ATGTCCAACACTCCCATGGCGGCCAGCCCGCTCACCCGGGCGGTACTCGAGATCGACGAGTACGCCTCCGGCCTCGGCTGGGACCAGCCCGCCCGCCTCTTCGCCCTCGTAGACACCGCCCGGCTGCGGACCCAGGAACCCGCGCTCGCGGCCCAGCTCGGCCTTGAGGCGGAGCAGGAGATCACCGGCCTCACCCCGATCGAGCAGGACGAGATTCCAACGGGCAAGCCGCTCGACGAGTTCCTCGGCACCATCGCCTGGCCCGACGCCGTGGTCGGCTGCGCGCTGACCGTGGAACGTCTGATGCTGCCGCCGTCCGCCGAGGCGTCCGTCCCGGAGGGACTCGGCGAGAAGAAGCTCGCCCAGTGGGTGGCCGAGCACCCGGACCGCCAGGAGGTCCGGATGACGGTCGCGGTCCTGCGGGACGGCGCCCGCGACTCCGCCCTGCGGCTGCGCGCGAAGGACTCCCCGACGGAGGTCCTCACGGGTTCCGAACTGGTACCGGGGCTGGCGGAGGCGCTGAAGGCGACGTTCGAGGAGTAG